One part of the Deltaproteobacteria bacterium genome encodes these proteins:
- a CDS encoding 3-isopropylmalate dehydratase small subunit: protein MKYTGRVWKFGDHIDTDVIIPARHLTTSDPKELGSHCMEDADPDFVKKVHKGDIIVAGRNFGSGSSREHAPIAIKAAGISCVIAENFARIFYRNAFNMGLPIFESPEAAQTIKTGDVVVVNAETGLIEDRTLKKKFQAEPIPPFMQELIDDGGLVAHINKKAQGPEPKVQGQKSKR, encoded by the coding sequence ATGAAATATACCGGCCGCGTCTGGAAGTTCGGAGACCATATTGACACCGATGTCATCATCCCAGCCCGTCATTTAACCACTTCGGATCCGAAGGAATTGGGCAGCCATTGTATGGAAGATGCTGATCCTGATTTTGTGAAGAAGGTCCATAAGGGAGATATTATTGTTGCCGGTAGAAATTTCGGGAGCGGTTCTTCCCGGGAGCATGCCCCTATTGCCATCAAAGCCGCCGGCATTTCCTGCGTGATTGCCGAAAACTTCGCCCGGATCTTTTATCGAAACGCCTTTAATATGGGGCTTCCGATATTTGAATCCCCGGAAGCCGCCCAAACGATTAAAACCGGGGATGTTGTGGTGGTTAATGCCGAAACCGGCCTGATTGAAGATCGAACCTTAAAGAAAAAATTTCAAGCCGAACCTATTCCTCCGTTCATGCAGGAATTGATCGATGACGGGGGGCTGGTTGCCCATATCAATAAAAAGGCCCAAGGCCCAGAGCCCAAGGTACAGGGCCAAAAATCAAAGAGGTAA